The Eulemur rufifrons isolate Redbay chromosome 12, OSU_ERuf_1, whole genome shotgun sequence DNA window TATCTTCAGCCCCTTGTCCCTCCCCCTGCGGCACCTGAGGGCCTGGCTTTCTGACTTGGTTCAATCTTTCACCCCACGGGAAAGCTGGTGGTGGGCCCCAAGTGGGGGGATGGCACAAGGAGCCCTTGTCCCCATTCTCTCGTCCTGGTCATTACGGGCTGTGTGACCTGTGACaagtccctttccttctctggtcTCAGGTTTCCAATTTATAAACAGGAAATGGCTACTACCACTGACGCTGTCAAAATCACCAACTGAGATAAAGTGCCCCAAGAGTGGGGGAAGGGCGAGGACGCTCAATGTGGTTCAGCCTCAGTTTACCTAAACTTTGGCAGACTTTTGCCCTGACTGGAGtgagctggggcagaggggaggggcagggggctcATTAACATGGGGGGCGACAGGGGACCGAGAAGTAGCTGCTGCAGCCGGTGCCGAATCCCCACCCCCTAGTGCCAAGTTCAACACTCCCCAGCTGGGGCCGTCTCGCGCCTGCTCCTCCTAACAGCCCCGCTGGTGTGAACAGAGCCCACCTGCAGACCTGCCACTTGTCACCACCTGCTTCAGCCCCAGCCCACCCTTCTCCTGTGGAAAAACAGAGAgtcagggcaggggaagggcacCAAGCAAGGTGACCTGGGGGCAGGTTGTCTaacctctgtgcctcactttcctcatccgAGAAGGGGGGCAGGGCCCGCTCGGCCTGCCCCTCTGCGGTCGGATCAGCCTCCTGTCTGCCCAGACCCTCCAAGCTCGCGCGCTCTCAGGCCCTTTGCACGCCCTGTTCCTGTTCCCAGGAACGTCCTTCTGCCAGCTCCTCATGTAGCCTGATGCCCCTTCTTGTCCATCGCCTCCTCCCAGGGACCCCTCAGACCCCCTCACTGAGCAGCGCTCCCCCCAGGAATTAGCCTGTTCCACTTCCTTTAAAGGGCTTGATGGTCACCGAGGTTACGGCACTGGCTTCCGTGTTTCCACTAAATTGTAAGCGACTCGAGGGTGAGGAATTGGTTTTGCCCACCCGGAAGCCCTCAGTAAACACCAGCTGCTTATCTGGAACAGCCCCTTGTCACTCTCTGGGTGACCTGAAGTTAGTGGCCTGTTCTTTAGAGGGTGGGATAGCACCCCCATCCGTCTCATGGGGTGCAGGAAATGCATGGCAAGAATGccgccctgccctctgcccctggcCATGAGGAGATATGGCTGAACAGGAGTTCAGAGCCCGGCTGACCTTCCCATGCGAGTGTTCCCAGACCTCTGACCTCCTGGGATCCATACCtgggggtgctgggcaggggcaAGGAAAGGCCCGGCACAGGCCCTGCATGTAGGACCCCAAGTCGGGGGTCCTCTGTGTGTCTGCCTGCTTCAGGGACTAAGCCGAGGTCACCCATGGGTGAACAGGACTCCAAAGCCACCTGTTGGAGAGGGCAGCACCTGTGCGAGCTCACCCTGTCCACCCCAGCGAGAAGGGCTCCCTTGAGGGTGCAGGCCTCCGGACCCCGCCTGACACGGACCTTTACCCGCACGAGGTCCGTGTGAGCGGGAGCTGGCCCCCACCAGAAGCAAGCCTGGGCGTGCAGGTGCCCCCAAGGTCTCAACAGATGCTCTGTGCACTGGACGTCCCTCGGGCTGGCCCGTCGGCGAGGCCCTCCCTGGTGGCCTGGGCAGTGGAAGCCCTGAAGTTCTGGACCTGTGAGCCCGGCCCAGAGGGCGTGTGGTGGCCGGAAGACCCACCCGACGACATACAGCTCAGCACAGGGCCCGGACGCGTGGTCCCTCCCTCAGAGCTACGGGGTGGGGTGCCAGGAGGAGGACACAGCTGCCTCAGGCctcagggctgggtgtggggacGCCGCGGGATCTCAGGGCCCGGGTGTGCCGGGTCGTGGCCGCCCTCTGCTGGGCACTTGGGCTGGCGCAGCCGGCGAGAGGCCAGTTCCAGGGACGAGGAGCAAGTGTCCTGACAAAGCAAACTTTATTGTGGCCCTGAGGTTGGGCTCTTCTCCCCAGGGCCTCCTGTAACAGGAGAGTTGGGGTGAGAGGCTGTGATGTCACCTCTCCCAACACCCTTGTCACATGCAGGCTCAGAGGGAGGGGGTTGGGCGGGGGGCACCCTGCGCACGCAGCACAGCCCGGGGAAGCCCCGCTCTGCACGGCGGTCTCGCAGGCCCCGGCTCCTCATTTCTTAGACACTGGCTTCTTGAGTTTGAGCGTGGGTTTGGGCTGCAGAGAGAAGGCAGGATTCCCCTGTCCggctccctgccctggccccagcagCCCCCCAGAGCCGCCCGCCTCCCCCAGGGGGGCCAGTCCTCTGATCCCCACTCACCTTCCTCACTGGGCTCTTGTCTCTGGCACTGGGTCTggaacagggtgggggtgggagagggagctCAGTCGAAGCCCGAGCGTGGCTCCCCACCTGGCTGGTCCCCTCCCAGGGACCACGCTAACCCTCTTTAaacaaggtattttttttccttcttaggcTTCCATCTTTTATTTGTCACAAATGTGTCTTTCCTTATAAACCTAGTGTTAACCATATTGCACAAAATATAGcaaacagatgagaaaataagttACTTAGTATTCTTGACCTGCCACCAGTGTGAACGTTTTGGTGTGCTTCCTTCCACGCTTTCTTTTTTTGatcaaactctttttaaaaatgtgaaataaaatgatttgctaTCCTGTCCTTTTAACCCTGTCAACACTTTCAGGTTGCTGTACCCTTTGTCAGAAATCTGCAATATTCCGCTGGGAAGACCTGGCATGGTTTACGCAACGGTTACAGCGGTAGACGTCTAGAATGCTGCCACTTTGTCACTGTGATTTGAATAATGCCAAGATAAGTTTCCTACTGTATATATTTTCCCTCATATTTTGGGCAGGGTTCTTTGGAAGGAATTGCCTTAAGGGGAATGAGGTCAGAAGAcaatattttaatgctttttgaaaGGGCGATGCCCGCCCTGGTGCCGCCGTATCTGTGTGCCATGTGCCGTACACACCAGTCACACCACCTTCTTCCTAGCACTCCCTACCCCAGCTAAGAGATCGTGGCTAATTTGATAGTTACCTCGCtgcctcttcttctttttccagcttttttttCTGGGAACCAAAACCGAGCATATTAGGAGAGTTAGGGCTAGGCTGGGCCCAGAAGAGACTCCCAAGATCCACGAGGTCCCCAAGGCCGAGTGCCGGGCAGGACTTGGTGGCAGTGGCCGTGGCCGTGGCCCACCCTGCACACTGCACTTGGGAGGCTTGGGCGCCTGGTGCCCCTCCCTCAGGTgcctctgcagagtccccacctcGTCTCAAACAGCCACCTTCCGCTCCCCACCTTGGCAATGCTCGTCTGCTTCTGGCTCGATGATGGCCTTTTGGCATGTTTGACAGGGCTGTCCTCCACAGATATCTCTAcatcctcatcctcttcctcatcctcttcctcttcctcctccgtttcttcctcctcctctcctccttcctcttcccaggTTACGTCTGAAATTTCTGTGACAGCGTGGGAAAGGGGACAGGGCAGAGCTTCTGAGCTCCAGGGTGGACGCCTGGCTTCCAACCCGCAATCTGCTCTGCTCCGGGGGCCCTCTGGAGGAATCTGAGTGTGGGGGTTGAAAGGGGCCCCCTAGGTACCGGTGGAAAGGGCCACACCCTCTGTGGAAgccagggtggggttggggaccTGGGAACacagcagagggagggcagggaacgGTGCTGTCTGGGTCGGAGGCGGGGCTGAGGCTGCAGGTGGGCAgagttggggaggggaaggaggaccCCAAGACAGGCCACTGAGGATTCAGACCTCATCCTAAGGGAAGTGGGACCTGCCAAGGGTTTTTAAACAGCATGAAAGAGGCACAACCAGACAGAGAAGAAGGATCTAGAAGGGGTCAACATTAAGTCAAGCAGCTACAGTCCCTGTCACTACCACAGAGAAGTGATGTCTTCCGCGCTCCTTACCGCAGGTATCAGGCCAAGTGCTTTCCTTGAATATCgcatttattcctcacagctACTCTTTGAGTTGAACCCAAGCATAGCCCCACTCCCGTGGACAGGTGAGGGATCAATGCCCTCAGGGGACATGGTGGGGAAGCCACAGAAGACCTGGGACCAGGACACTTGCCCATGGCCTTCCAAGCCCAGGCTACTGGCAATCATGTTTCCTTTGGGAGCTTTCCCCATAAATTCAAAATCCATCAAGTGTTTGGGTACCTAGAATGTCCCTAGCCCTATGCCAGACACTTGACTCTCAGGCCTTTCCCGTGTCCAAGCTCGGACTTACCGTAATATTCCTGGCCACTTAGGAACACGGGTCCTGAGCCAGCCCGGAGCTGAAAAGTGACTGGAGGAGAAAGCTCGAATCTCATCATGGAGACCTGCAGGGGGAGGGACGTGGGGGCAGGAGAAGAGAAGACAGGGTGACTCAGGCCTGGCGGGGCTGGCCGTGGGCAGAAATACTCAGAGTGTATTCTGCCCCCTGCAAACACACACGCTCACGGGCTGTGCTCAGCCCCATACCATACCCTTCTGCTGTGGCAGGTTCTGTCCAAGGAGAATGTGATCCTGATAATCGCATTCTCACCAAGATCACAGATGAGCTTCCAAGCTCAGGGGCAGCTGTTAGATGGAGAAGTCTGAGTGCTTTGGgtggaattgtgtcccccaaggccccaagttcatgtgttgaagccctaacctccaatgtgatggtatttggaggtggggcctttcggggtgattaggtcatgagggtggggtccTCATGATGGGAATTCTTGCCCCTATAAGAAGAGATGCTTGAGAGCCCCGCCCCCCAACAGAGTGAGCACACAGTGAgcaggtggctgtctgcaagcgaggaagagagaaactgaccatgctggcaccctgacttggacttccagcttccaggacTGGGAGGAGGTAAAtctctgttgttgaagccacccagcccgtggcattttgttatagcaacccaggCTGGCTGAGACACCGAGCAAATAAGCAGAGGCAAAGTTGTAGGCACAGAACCACATTTGCCCTATGAGTACTGTAGGGATATACATGTGAATAAAGGCTGAAACATATTCAAGTGCTGACCCTAACTGTCAGCGGACAGTACGGCATTTATTGTCTTTACACTTTTCcaaactttccaaattttctagaACAATGACAATAGCTTATATTTTTTGAGCttctaccacatgccaggcatcATGCTCAGCATTTTGCCTACTTTCTCTCATTTAAATCCTCACAAGGAGCCCATGACAGAAGTACtgttgcagaggaggaaactgaggctcagtgagattAACTTAGAGCTTCTTGTCCAGAGAGGAGGTGAATGAGTGAAGGCTGAAACTCTGCAGCCGTGAACACCTAGAAATGCTGGACAGAACATAATGCAGTGTGTTTTACTGCGTGGCTGAACAGCAAGACAGAAAGAAGGTCCTCTGCATCAGAGATGGGGAGAGGCACGTGTGACAGCTGAAGGGACAGGCCTGAGAACCGCCAGGGCCTTGGGCTTCGCTGCTCACGTGGACAGGaggcaggccctgggctcaagAGGACAGTGGTAACTGACCATTGCATGGAGGAGGCTTGGACCCTCAAGGGGCTGCGCCCAGGGTGAGTTGAGGATGGGGACTATAaacccaaaaccatcccccccgAAAAGACCCCCCCAGAAAACAAAACCCCTGGCCACCATTAAAGGAAGATAACAAGGAAGCATGAATGGGAACAGAAGTCCCTTGTGGTACCCTCCAAACCCACAGCAGTACCTCTCACCTCTATAAGGTCTGAATTTACCCAGTGGGACCTGCCAAGCCAAGACACTTCTATAAAATCCCAGGCTTGTCCTATTCCTGCAAGTGGCAGAAGCAAACATGGAACTACTCTGTTGGGACACTCCCCAAACCCAGGCCAGACAgaattctttcagaaaaaaacaaaacaaactgaaaaacctAAAGATGAGCTCAccatataaaattacaaaacGCATGCGGAACAATCTTGCTGGAGTCAGCAGAAGGAAACCATAGGGCTGCAGACCAGCACAGCCAGGATTTAAGAGAACACCAGCagaaaaaactatgaaataagtGTGACTCAAAGCAAAGAAATGCACAAGTAGGAATCAGAATCATAAGAATAAGACactgtgaaaaagaaaagcaaaatgtagCTTTCTAGACATGAAAGATAGAAGCATTGAAATAAACTGAACAAATAGTTTCAAAAGTAGGATAAACCAGCAGAGGCAACAATTAGTAAGACAGAATAATTCTGTGAAGAAATTACCCTgtaggaggcagagagagatagatttgaaaaattatgaaagagaGGCTGAGACGGGGAGAATGAGCAGGTCCAGCATACACCTAATCAGAGAGGGGTCCAGAGAGAATGGAAGACGGTCAACATCCAAAGAAATAACCACCAAAAACTTTCCAGAAGTGATCAAAGACATGGCTTCTCATATCCAAGAAACCTAAGTcctggacagataaaaataaatctacgCCTGAACATACCATGGTAAAactgtagaaaacaaaaacaaaagagattttcttaaaataaaccaTGGAGAAAGACAGATTTCTCAAAAATAAGGAATTAGCAGACAGACTGAGGATTTCAACAGCAATATTAGAAACCAAAGGAATTAGAAGAACCACTTGAGTTTTGAGGGAAACTCTCTACCTAGAATTATATACGCAGCCAAACCACCATGAAGGAATGAGGgcaaaataatgatatttccaGGCAAGGCCCAAATGAGTTTACTACTCCTAGACCTATGAAAGTATGTTTCAAAAAGATGAGAACTAAATCAAGAAGGTAGAAGTGCATATAAGAAACAGTAGTGAGCAAACAAATTGGTAGACAAAGTAAACCAATGTAAGcattaactgtaaaataaaatagtaccaGTAATGCGTAGCGTTGGAGGTTTAAATAACATGTAAATTAAGAGGACAAGGAGACAAGCTCCTTGGATTGTTTGGGAGGAAacaaaacagtaattttaaactTTGAATTATGCATGGTTGTTAAAAAATTAAGGATAACCAATAAAAAATTGGAATGAGATTCTATAACTTTCAAACCagtaggaaagaggaaaagaaactttaatcaatctaaaaatatagaaaaagcagaaaaaaaacaaaataaaaaagcagggaAAGTAGAAGCACAAAATACACGCCccaaataaaatctaatttttaatctctttaaaataaagactgtttaaagcaaaaataataacaatgcagTGCAGCATACCTAGAAGTAAAAGTTATtacaacaatagcacaaaagatGAGAAGTGGGAAATGGAGTTAGACTATAGTAAGATTCTTCTATCATAGATGAAGTGGTATAATATTATTGGAAGGTAGACTGTTGTAAGTTAAAGATGTATGTTGTAAACCCTAGAACAACcactaaaaaataacaaaaagatgaGTTGTAGCTAAGAAGCCAATGGTAgagataaaaattttatcttaaaaacagtttagttaatttaaaagaaggccagaagaaaattaaaggaaaacagatagggcaaataggaaaacaaatagcaagatgata harbors:
- the NPM2 gene encoding nucleoplasmin-2, producing MNLSGTSSTAEKTVTTVLWGCELSQEKRTWTFKPQLEGKPDCKLLLHTICLGEKAKEELNRVEILPLANAEDKKAQPVTIASLQASVLPMVSMMRFELSPPVTFQLRAGSGPVFLSGQEYYEISDVTWEEEGGEEEEETEEEEEEDEEEDEDVEISVEDSPVKHAKRPSSSQKQTSIAKKKKLEKEEEAAR